A genomic stretch from Candidatus Methanoperedens sp. includes:
- a CDS encoding acetylornithine transaminase, which produces MHLNYDEIVSKYEKYIFQTYTRQPIAIKSAKGALVTDVDGKEYIDCVAGIAVNNVGHCHPEVVSAIKQQAERLIHVSNLYFTENQAILAEELTGISGMDRVFYCNSGAEAVEGALKLAMKSSGKKEFIATEHAFHGRTRGALSVTHKEKYRKPFEPLGPAVFVPYNNADAIRSAINDNTAGVILEPIQGEGGVIIPSEGYLKEVREICDEKGVLLILDEVQTGFGRTGKWFAKEHSDITPDIMTTAKAMGGGFPMGAMLAREEVAANFVRGDHASTFGGGALACAAALANIDVIKKEKLVKNSEVLGNYLVSKLRRLNKDYVLEIRGKGLMVGMELTQKCEDIVAKAREKGVLLNCTSESVLRFVPPLTITKQQLDTVVSVLDEI; this is translated from the coding sequence ATGCACCTTAACTATGATGAAATCGTGAGCAAATATGAAAAATACATATTCCAGACATATACCCGCCAGCCCATAGCCATAAAGAGTGCAAAGGGCGCGCTGGTCACGGATGTTGATGGAAAAGAATACATTGATTGTGTGGCAGGGATCGCCGTAAATAATGTAGGACACTGCCACCCTGAAGTTGTTTCTGCCATAAAACAACAGGCTGAAAGGTTAATTCATGTCTCCAACCTGTATTTTACAGAGAATCAGGCCATTCTTGCCGAAGAACTTACCGGCATTTCAGGGATGGACCGTGTATTTTACTGCAATTCCGGCGCTGAAGCGGTAGAAGGCGCCCTGAAACTTGCCATGAAGTCCTCAGGCAAAAAAGAGTTCATAGCCACAGAACATGCGTTTCACGGACGCACCCGCGGTGCCCTGAGCGTCACGCATAAGGAAAAATACAGGAAACCATTTGAACCTCTCGGCCCCGCAGTTTTTGTCCCTTATAATAATGCCGATGCAATACGGTCTGCTATCAATGATAATACCGCAGGCGTAATACTTGAACCCATCCAGGGAGAAGGCGGAGTTATCATCCCGTCCGAAGGGTATCTTAAGGAAGTAAGGGAGATTTGCGATGAGAAGGGCGTTTTATTGATCCTTGATGAAGTACAGACGGGTTTTGGCAGGACTGGAAAATGGTTCGCAAAAGAGCATTCCGATATTACCCCGGATATAATGACAACTGCAAAAGCAATGGGAGGAGGATTCCCGATGGGTGCAATGCTTGCCCGCGAGGAGGTGGCTGCAAATTTTGTTCGCGGCGACCATGCTTCGACATTTGGCGGAGGAGCTTTAGCCTGTGCGGCAGCACTTGCAAATATCGATGTGATAAAAAAAGAAAAACTTGTGAAAAACTCGGAAGTCCTGGGAAATTATCTTGTTTCGAAACTTCGCAGGCTTAATAAGGATTACGTTCTGGAAATACGGGGCAAAGGACTGATGGTTGGCATGGAACTTACTCAAAAGTGCGAGGACATTGTTGCAAAAGCACGCGAAAAAGGTGTTCTTCTTAATTGCACATCAGAATCAGTCCTGCGTTTTGTCCCCCCTCTTACTATCACAAAACAGCAGCTTGATACGGTGGTGTCGGTGCTGGATGAGATTTGA
- a CDS encoding methyltransferase domain-containing protein, producing MNMYTNYLSFTTVSPAMGIKENSIKQFGKQAKAYSKGNIFVDGFHLSKIVEITGIKENQSVLDVATGSGFLALEFAKKTKNVTGCDITRNMLLHAREKQKDPGPNVDFLLCDVESLPFPDGTFDIVSCRFAFHHFPDPGKALLEMRRVCRKSIVLVDGVSPEDPEKSKFHNEIEKMRDPSHVRINSLSEIKKMFEETGTVIKDISHWEIPQDFDEWIRRAGTDEETIKKIRRLMTGSLANDSTGLHVKIEQGELGFTYDTIILIADAISFSS from the coding sequence ATGAACATGTACACAAATTATTTATCTTTTACTACTGTGTCTCCTGCAATGGGAATTAAAGAAAACTCCATAAAGCAATTCGGGAAACAGGCGAAAGCTTACTCAAAAGGCAATATTTTCGTGGATGGTTTCCATCTTTCAAAAATAGTTGAAATTACAGGAATAAAAGAGAATCAAAGTGTTCTGGATGTAGCCACAGGCTCAGGATTTCTCGCACTTGAATTTGCAAAAAAAACAAAAAATGTCACAGGTTGTGATATTACGCGCAATATGCTGCTTCATGCAAGGGAAAAGCAGAAAGATCCAGGACCCAATGTTGATTTCCTGCTTTGCGATGTAGAATCATTGCCTTTTCCGGATGGTACATTCGATATCGTTTCATGCAGGTTCGCTTTCCATCATTTTCCTGATCCGGGAAAAGCTTTACTTGAAATGAGGCGTGTCTGCCGAAAGAGCATAGTGCTTGTGGATGGCGTCTCACCGGAAGACCCTGAAAAAAGCAAATTCCATAATGAAATTGAAAAGATGCGCGATCCGTCACATGTTCGAATTAATTCATTGAGTGAAATAAAAAAGATGTTCGAAGAAACAGGTACAGTTATCAAAGATATATCACACTGGGAAATCCCCCAGGATTTCGATGAATGGATAAGACGCGCGGGAACAGATGAAGAAACAATTAAAAAAATCAGGCGTCTGATGACTGGAAGCCTTGCCAATGACAGTACTGGCCTTCACGTAAAAATTGAACAAGGAGAACTGGGATTTACATATGATACTATCATTTTGATAGCAGATGCTATTTCTTTTTCTTCATAG
- a CDS encoding AAA family ATPase, whose amino-acid sequence MIALTGTPGTGKTTVCEVIREHSQYRKQFSIIDVNKLVLDEKLYSGKDEARDTYEADMDKLEERVKQEIEKKQGMDVIMEGHLSHYLPADAVIVLRAHPVALRKRLGKRKNYSSRKVKENADAEALDVILVEAAQRNQNVFEIDTTNMNLLAVVRSVISIIEGIKLGKIPEEFSPGKINWIEQVEMG is encoded by the coding sequence ATAATCGCTCTTACAGGTACACCGGGCACAGGAAAAACAACTGTCTGCGAAGTAATCAGGGAACATTCACAGTACAGGAAGCAATTCAGCATAATAGATGTTAATAAACTTGTTCTTGATGAAAAACTATACTCAGGAAAAGACGAAGCGCGGGATACTTATGAAGCTGATATGGATAAGCTGGAGGAACGGGTGAAACAGGAAATTGAAAAGAAGCAGGGCATGGATGTCATAATGGAAGGGCATCTTTCACATTATTTGCCAGCAGATGCTGTTATCGTGCTCCGGGCGCATCCTGTAGCCCTGCGAAAGCGCCTGGGAAAAAGGAAGAATTATTCATCCCGGAAAGTAAAGGAGAATGCTGACGCTGAGGCGCTGGATGTAATACTTGTGGAAGCGGCGCAAAGAAATCAGAATGTTTTTGAGATCGATACTACGAATATGAACCTGCTGGCAGTTGTAAGATCAGTTATCTCAATAATTGAGGGCATTAAACTGGGGAAAATACCTGAAGAATTCAGTCCCGGAAAGATAAATTGGATCGAACAGGTGGAGATGGGTTGA
- a CDS encoding tetratricopeptide repeat protein gives MVLEISEDKAYTDAFVWVNKGNTLVESGMYQEAIQCYDKALEINPGMADVWNNKALAMARIARYEEAVTCYNKAIDLKPDDEEVIYNKGIALAHLGLTKEAIECYDKILEKKPLDAGAWCLKGDILFESGDFEGALQAYDRSIKANSRDETVWNNRGLTLVKLNRLPEALESYDKALEINPKVEKIWSNKGLAITKMGKDGEQTDLQKIASSIPGEEKLLEEMQVYTDIEHGQTEASVVGGEFKTLSEYIIENKDEKSNELENIISIKVQNPIKPLYEPIIEKLENENQTKCAEVSEPVVPVKREITDHEISAESKDYLVKGNSYFSKRKYIQAIDYFDISIRTDAQNSIAWNNKGLALARLGKIDEALTCYEKALEITPDDHVFLINKGNILYKKGNPKDSFKAFQLAYELNPQSNNAIKGLELCLQSLKKSMKKKK, from the coding sequence ATGGTACTAGAAATATCTGAGGATAAAGCATACACAGATGCTTTTGTCTGGGTCAATAAAGGCAATACTCTTGTCGAAAGCGGAATGTATCAAGAAGCCATCCAGTGCTATGATAAAGCACTTGAAATAAATCCGGGAATGGCTGATGTATGGAATAATAAGGCTCTTGCAATGGCACGTATTGCCAGATATGAAGAAGCTGTAACGTGTTATAATAAGGCAATTGACCTTAAACCGGATGACGAAGAAGTGATATACAATAAAGGTATCGCACTTGCCCATCTCGGGCTGACAAAAGAAGCTATAGAATGTTATGATAAGATACTTGAAAAGAAGCCTCTGGATGCCGGAGCATGGTGCCTCAAAGGGGATATATTATTTGAAAGCGGGGACTTTGAAGGAGCACTTCAGGCTTATGATAGATCAATAAAGGCAAATTCCAGGGATGAGACTGTATGGAATAACAGGGGATTAACTCTCGTTAAACTCAATCGTTTACCCGAAGCTTTAGAATCTTACGATAAAGCTCTTGAAATTAACCCGAAAGTTGAGAAAATATGGAGTAATAAGGGGCTGGCCATCACAAAAATGGGAAAGGATGGTGAACAAACGGATTTACAAAAGATAGCTTCATCCATACCCGGTGAAGAAAAACTGCTTGAAGAAATGCAGGTTTATACGGATATTGAGCACGGACAAACTGAAGCCTCAGTTGTTGGGGGGGAGTTTAAAACTTTATCCGAGTATATTATTGAAAATAAAGATGAAAAATCGAATGAATTAGAAAATATAATCTCAATAAAGGTTCAAAATCCAATTAAACCCTTATATGAACCTATTATTGAAAAACTTGAAAATGAAAATCAAACTAAATGCGCAGAGGTATCCGAACCTGTGGTTCCAGTAAAAAGAGAAATCACAGATCATGAAATCTCTGCTGAATCAAAGGATTACCTTGTTAAGGGAAATTCATATTTCTCAAAACGAAAATATATCCAGGCCATTGATTACTTTGATATATCAATCAGAACAGATGCGCAAAATAGCATTGCATGGAATAACAAAGGACTTGCACTTGCAAGGCTTGGAAAAATCGATGAAGCCCTGACCTGTTATGAAAAAGCGCTTGAGATAACTCCAGATGATCATGTCTTTTTAATTAATAAAGGCAATATTCTTTATAAAAAAGGAAACCCAAAGGATTCTTTTAAGGCTTTTCAACTGGCTTATGAATTAAATCCGCAAAGCAATAATGCAATAAAAGGGCTGGAACTTTGTCTTCAGTCACTAAAAAAATCTATGAAGAAAAAGAAATAG
- a CDS encoding nitroreductase family protein — translation MEFMEVIKGRRSVRKFKDLAVGEEIIEELLKAAQMAPSAGNLQARDFIIVTSKITKQKLTKAALGQSFIEQAPVVIVVIANIERSSRIYRSRGELYAIQDATAGIENMLLTAYSMGLGTCWIGAFDENAVSELLGIPDKTLPVAIISAGYPDEQPVMPPRIAMEKIVHRETW, via the coding sequence ATGGAGTTTATGGAAGTTATCAAAGGGAGAAGGTCGGTCAGGAAATTCAAAGACCTTGCTGTTGGAGAAGAGATAATCGAGGAATTGCTCAAAGCCGCGCAGATGGCGCCATCTGCGGGAAATCTGCAGGCACGGGATTTCATAATAGTTACCAGCAAAATAACAAAACAAAAATTAACAAAAGCGGCTCTTGGCCAGTCTTTCATTGAGCAGGCGCCTGTTGTTATCGTTGTTATTGCAAATATTGAGCGCTCATCCCGGATATACAGGTCAAGGGGAGAACTTTATGCGATACAGGATGCTACTGCGGGCATTGAGAACATGCTTCTTACGGCTTACTCTATGGGCCTTGGCACGTGCTGGATCGGCGCTTTTGATGAAAATGCGGTCAGCGAGCTTCTCGGAATACCGGATAAAACATTACCTGTTGCGATAATATCAGCTGGATATCCGGATGAGCAGCCAGTTATGCCTCCAAGGATAGCGATGGAAAAGATTGTTCACCGGGAAACATGGTGA
- a CDS encoding IS200/IS605 family element transposase accessory protein TnpB → MKKSYQFRIYPTKNQEVKLNRTLSTCRHLYNSSLEERRREAELNELKRIFGVTSWAKPEWVNYYDQANNLSESKTDYQKEVFSQVLQNVLKRVDRSFKNYFNGFGYPRFQGRNRYNSFTYPQSGFGFKDGKLNLSKIGNIKIIQHRDIEGKIKTCTIKKDIDQWYVTFSCDIDIPIIPVKIKTRTGIDVGLKSLITLSNGESIEPPKFLRKSEKRLAREQIHLSKKKLRSKNRNKQRIVVAKVHRRIRNQRKDFNQKLSINLVNQYDHIVFEDLQIKNMVKNHHLAKSISDAGWSQLISLTESKAEYAGKVVERVNPYGTSQTCICGYKVPKKLSMRTHRCPNCGLAADRDHVSANIIESRSSTVGTTGFKACLSSLNGEAMKQEAPSERRGSSR, encoded by the coding sequence ATGAAAAAATCATATCAATTCAGAATATATCCAACAAAAAATCAGGAAGTTAAACTGAATAGAACACTTTCTACATGCAGACACCTTTACAATAGTTCTCTTGAAGAACGAAGAAGAGAAGCTGAACTTAATGAATTGAAAAGAATATTTGGTGTAACTTCATGGGCAAAACCAGAATGGGTTAATTACTATGATCAGGCTAATAATCTGTCGGAGTCAAAAACAGATTACCAGAAAGAAGTATTCTCTCAGGTTCTACAGAATGTCCTGAAAAGAGTTGATAGAAGTTTTAAGAATTACTTCAATGGTTTTGGCTATCCTCGGTTTCAGGGAAGAAACAGATATAATAGTTTCACATATCCCCAATCAGGTTTTGGATTTAAAGATGGAAAACTTAATCTCTCGAAAATAGGAAATATCAAGATAATTCAACATAGAGATATTGAGGGTAAAATCAAGACCTGTACCATCAAGAAAGATATTGATCAATGGTATGTTACTTTTTCATGTGACATTGACATTCCCATTATACCTGTTAAGATCAAAACCAGAACAGGAATAGATGTTGGTCTTAAATCATTGATTACTCTAAGCAATGGTGAATCAATAGAACCGCCAAAGTTCTTAAGAAAATCTGAAAAAAGACTTGCAAGGGAACAGATACATCTTTCCAAGAAAAAGCTCAGATCAAAGAACAGGAACAAACAGAGAATCGTTGTAGCTAAAGTACATCGAAGAATCAGAAATCAAAGAAAAGATTTCAATCAGAAATTAAGTATAAATCTTGTCAATCAATATGATCATATTGTATTTGAGGATTTACAGATCAAGAACATGGTGAAGAATCATCATCTTGCTAAATCAATCTCAGATGCAGGTTGGTCACAATTGATCAGTTTAACAGAATCCAAAGCAGAATATGCTGGGAAAGTAGTTGAACGGGTTAATCCATATGGTACTTCTCAAACATGTATATGTGGATATAAAGTACCAAAAAAACTTTCAATGAGGACCCATAGATGTCCTAATTGTGGTTTAGCTGCTGATAGAGATCATGTATCAGCAAATATAATAGAAAGTAGAAGTAGTACCGTAGGAACTACGGGATTTAAAGCCTGTTTGAGCAGTCTCAATGGAGAAGCAATGAAACAGGAAGCCCCTTCCGAGAGGAGGGGTAGTTCACGATAA
- a CDS encoding circadian clock protein KaiC — protein MGKVKTAIPGLDELIEGGYVEYDVVLVTGGPGSGKTTFGVQYLVEGARSFNEPGVLVCMEETPSRIIRDMWRFGWELEKLISQKKLKIIYANPFTYTRFVKTLQDTPGNVIAARKNIGDLFEQIQIEVEAIQAKRIFIDSITSLKISPDQSEVRHMISEFIKNLEFLDCTTVLSSEMQGEQSFNVEEYLCSGVIRLHVFRVEGNRVKAIEILKMRGVKHDETLHPYEIREKGIVVYPGETVMNDEISLFDAARKK, from the coding sequence ATGGGCAAAGTAAAAACAGCTATCCCTGGCCTTGATGAATTAATCGAAGGTGGTTATGTCGAGTACGATGTTGTTCTTGTGACCGGGGGTCCCGGATCAGGGAAAACTACTTTCGGGGTACAATATCTTGTGGAGGGTGCAAGAAGTTTTAACGAACCCGGGGTACTTGTTTGTATGGAAGAAACCCCTTCAAGGATAATCCGGGATATGTGGAGATTTGGCTGGGAACTTGAGAAACTCATATCCCAGAAGAAGCTGAAAATAATTTATGCAAATCCTTTCACGTACACAAGATTCGTAAAAACACTGCAAGACACGCCAGGCAATGTTATTGCCGCAAGGAAAAACATCGGCGACCTATTTGAGCAAATCCAGATCGAGGTTGAAGCGATCCAGGCAAAAAGAATATTCATCGATTCGATAACATCTCTTAAAATATCCCCGGACCAGTCAGAAGTGAGGCATATGATATCAGAGTTTATCAAGAATCTTGAATTTCTCGATTGCACTACGGTTTTATCAAGTGAAATGCAGGGAGAGCAATCATTCAATGTTGAAGAATATCTTTGCTCAGGCGTCATAAGACTTCATGTGTTCAGGGTGGAAGGAAACAGGGTAAAAGCAATCGAAATATTAAAGATGAGAGGCGTCAAGCATGATGAAACTCTGCACCCATACGAGATCAGGGAAAAAGGCATTGTCGTTTATCCTGGTGAAACCGTAATGAACGATGAGATCAGCCTTTTTGATGCAGCTAGAAAAAAATGA
- a CDS encoding histidinol-phosphate transaminase yields the protein MRFEKLVRLTVKDIKEYVPGKSIDEIAKKYGLDPDTIIKLGSNENPLGPSPLAVAAIKEKAQGVHLYPQADALELKKAIGDYTGYPASNIVVSGNGMDGIFDTMMRLFMSPGAESIIPIPTFSYYEISTLANGGKPVFVDRNPDFSISPEKVLGKINENTCLIFLCSPNNPSGNSIPEKDVRKILDSTGAIVFIDEAYVEFAGSSITGLVREYDNLIVGRTFSKAFGLAGMRMGYAIVPEWIARVYMKVMTPFSMDILSAAAGSAALGDREYLKKSIETVKNGRMQLSGALSLCKCKVYPSDANFILVDVSPRSAEEVSESLLRKGIIIRDCTSFRGAGKSLIRISVGTQMQNERVIEAFREILSRGFNGQRRPLAKARG from the coding sequence ATGAGATTTGAAAAACTGGTCAGGCTGACTGTAAAGGATATCAAGGAGTACGTACCCGGAAAATCCATTGATGAGATAGCGAAAAAATACGGGCTTGATCCCGATACTATAATCAAACTGGGTTCAAATGAAAATCCTCTGGGGCCATCACCTCTTGCTGTTGCAGCCATAAAAGAAAAAGCACAGGGAGTTCACCTGTATCCCCAGGCTGATGCGCTTGAATTGAAGAAAGCCATTGGAGATTATACAGGGTATCCGGCCAGTAACATTGTTGTATCGGGGAATGGTATGGATGGGATTTTTGATACGATGATGAGACTATTCATGTCACCAGGCGCCGAATCAATAATACCCATACCAACTTTTTCCTATTATGAGATATCGACCCTTGCCAATGGTGGAAAACCTGTGTTCGTTGATAGGAACCCTGATTTTTCTATTTCCCCTGAAAAGGTCCTTGGTAAAATAAATGAGAATACATGTTTGATATTCCTCTGTTCTCCCAACAACCCATCCGGGAATTCCATACCTGAAAAGGATGTAAGGAAAATCCTTGATTCTACCGGTGCTATCGTGTTCATAGATGAAGCTTATGTTGAATTTGCCGGTAGTAGCATAACCGGGCTTGTCAGGGAATATGATAATCTTATTGTTGGCCGTACATTTTCAAAAGCGTTCGGGCTTGCAGGGATGCGCATGGGTTATGCAATTGTTCCGGAATGGATAGCAAGAGTTTATATGAAAGTAATGACACCGTTCTCAATGGATATTCTATCTGCTGCTGCGGGATCAGCCGCCCTTGGGGATAGGGAATATCTTAAAAAGAGCATCGAGACCGTGAAAAACGGGCGCATGCAGCTTTCAGGCGCACTGTCACTTTGCAAATGCAAAGTATATCCAAGCGATGCTAATTTTATTCTGGTAGATGTATCTCCCCGCAGCGCAGAAGAAGTTTCCGAATCCCTGTTGAGAAAAGGGATAATAATCCGGGACTGCACATCTTTCAGGGGTGCGGGTAAGTCCCTGATACGGATATCTGTGGGTACACAGATGCAGAATGAAAGAGTCATTGAAGCATTTCGCGAAATATTATCTCGTGGGTTCAACGGGCAGAGAAGACCCCTTGCGAAAGCGAGGGGATGA